A window of the Tenebrio molitor chromosome 1, icTenMoli1.1, whole genome shotgun sequence genome harbors these coding sequences:
- the LOC138128631 gene encoding protein SREK1IP1-like gives MNEYGSHLLPPAKESTRAACKKCGYAGHLTYQCRNFIKVDPNKEIVLDVSSTSSETDQEYLTPLTELREKELRDKLKKKHKKKKKKAKKKRKHSSESDSESGTESEGEKRRKKHKKKSKSKAKKKARRASESSDSDSA, from the coding sequence ATGAATGAATACGGGTCGCATTTGTTGCCTCCGGCGAAGGAGAGCACCCGGGCGGCGTGCAAAAAGTGCGGCTACGCCGGCCACCTCACTTATCAATGTCGCAATTTCATCAAAGTGGACCCCAACAAAGAAATCGTCCTGGACGTGAGCAGCACGAGCAGCGAGACAGACCAGGAGTACCTGACTCCCCTCACCGAGCTCCGCGAGAAGGAGCTGCGGGACAAGTTGaaaaaaaagcacaaaaagaagaagaagaaggcgAAGAAGAAGCGGAAGCACTCGTCGGAAAGCGATAGCGAGAGCGGTACGGAGAGCGAGGGTGAGAAGAGGAGGAAGAAGCACAAGAAGAAGTCCAAGAGCAAAGCGAAGAAAAAAGCTCGGCGTGCGTCTGAATCGTCCGATTCGGACTCTGCATGA
- the LOC138128615 gene encoding uncharacterized protein: MSPLLVTVFIASLAFSLQDNPYKFEPESHHIVVNEGEDYEVAFNQFDNQTAFGHCYYASSLYNGDYPIFAGHNSKKSLQSDTSKGLSPFEAMCGFILYTVDEKSPLKWTITAFDNYTETNFTEEVTVEFYYNMPLYLDKITVLPTASFVNFFNAGDVNLTKCSVSFDNATVDLDLNSIKVYDEDNAFKSRLSSVGGGRCGYKIWNLEQDDTRDLTLFATDEQKRVYRNISHLVVTKVKELKNRTLETYLGESATVICGKESDTSADQDQKFCDLYDPKGVLVSHGHMCYYDLDIVTKDDFGTWRCFVGFDFIMDALEFTTELVEKGRPKIDTFVEDISEYLVVGCKLVDFDTMSLMYCKFTRPDGKMFKVTSGAASQYYNSFTSDLGNGKCSIEILKPIREEDKGTWKCEAAFNGNDVTGAFIDVEKKTTAQYNKYVKKNVRMNHSLIIDCPVPYSSDYCYITGPDGTQHKPDSSLQINSGLCFLSISEASASDNGTWICSIAQKNGLPDDTITIDVSIVELKVLYGDVEAREGDQVELICNTNGIPIEYCRFVAPTGLSYSLRKENTTTSNNKITYSGRGLEYGDCAMQINKVESSDSGIWICHISSGTSSYENKVDLSKNINLTIPSSTLSVAGSVGIAVGVLAVVVATGGFAFYRYSDRTRCGRRLNQGSVQYEARTSNESNRSGESVVLSVPQNTYNTA; encoded by the exons ATGTCGCCGCTCTTAGTTACAGTTTTTATTGCTTCTTTGGCATTCTCGCTACAAGACAACCCATACAAATTCGAACCGGAGTCGCACCACATTGTCGTCAACGAGGGTGAAGACTACGAAGTCGCTTTTAACCAGTTTGACAATCAGACAGCTTTTGGTCACTGTTATTACGCATCGAGTCTCTACAATGGAGATTATCCCATCTTTGCAGGCCATAATTCAAAGAAATCACTACAAAGTGACACTTCCAAAGGATTGTCTCCATTCGAGGCAATGTGcggatttattttatacaccGTGGACGAAAAAAGCCCGTTAAAATGGACCATCACTGCTTTCGACAACTACACCGAAACGAACTTCACCGAAGAAGTGACAGTCGAGTTTTACT ATAACATGCCACTCTACCTCGACAAAATTACGGTGCTCCCGACAGCCAGTTTCGtcaattttttcaacgccGGAGATGTCAATTTGACCAAGTGTAGTGTTAGCTTCGACAACGCTACTGTCGACCTCGACTTGAACTCGATCAAAGTGTACGACGAA GATAACGCTTTCAAGTCGAGACTCAGCAGCGTAGGCGGAGGAAGGTGCGGTTACAAAATCTGGAATCTGGAACAGGACGACACCAGAGACTTGACTCTTTTCGCAACGGACGAACAAAAGAGAGTTTATCGAAACATTTCCCACTTAGTTGTTACTAAAG TAAAGGAGCTGAAGAATCGCACGTTGGAAACGTACCTGGGGGAGAGCGCTACTGTGATCTGCGGCAAAGAATCAGACACCAGTGCCGATCAAGACCAGAAATTTTGCGATCTGTACGACCCGAAAGGTGTCTTGGTGTCCCACGGCCACATGTGCTACTACGACCTGGACATCGTCACCAAGGACGATTTTGGAACTTGGAGGTGTTTCGTGGGATTCGACTTCATCATGGATGCTCTAGAGTTTACGACGGAACTCGTCGAGAAGG GGCGCCCCAAAATCGACACTTTCGTCGAAGACATCTCCGAGTATTTGGTAGTCGGTTGTAAATTGGTAGATTTTGACACGATGTCTCTCATGTACTGCAAATTCACCAGACCTGACGGGAAAATGTTCAAAGTCACCTCCGGAGCGGCCTCGCAGTATTACAACTCCTTCACCAGCGACCTGGGCAACGGTAAATGTTCAATCGAG ATATTGAAACCGATCAGAGAAGAAGACAAAGGGACTTGGAAGTGTGAAGCTGCTTTTAATGGAAACGACGTGACGGGGGCTTTTATCGACGTGGAGAAAAAGACAA CTGCTCAGTATAACAAATACGTAAAGAAAAACGTCCGAATGAACCATTCTCTCATAATAGATTGTCCCGTCCCTTATTCCTCGGACTATTGTTACATCACAGGCCCAGACGGGACTCAGCACAAGCCCGACAGCAGCCTCCAAATTAACAGCGGACTCTGCTTTTTAAGTATCAGCGAAGCCTCAGCTAGCGACAACGGGACTTGGATTTGCTCGATTGCCCAAAAGAACGGTCTTCCCGACGATACAATTACAATCGAT GTGTCCATCGTCGAGCTCAAAGTGTTATACGGCGACGTGGAAGCCCGCGAAGGTGACCAAGTGGAGCTGATTTGCAACACTAACGGCATCCCAATCGAGTATTGCAGATTTGTCGCTCCAACAGGACTCTCTTACTCTCTCCGAAAAGAAAACACAACAACATCCAACAATAA AATTACATATAGCGGTCGCGGGTTGGAGTACGGCGACTGTGCAATGCAAATTAACAAAGTGGAGTCTTCAGACTCTGGCATATGGATTTGTCACATCAGCTCTGGAACTTCCAGTTATGAGAACAAAGTTGATCTGTCTAAAAACATCAATTTGACGATACCATCTTCGACTCTAAGTGTAGCTGGATCTGTTGGCATAGCAGTTGGAGTTTTGGCGGTTGTTGTCGCAACAGGAGGGTTTGCTTTTTACAGGTATTCAGACAGGACGAGATGCGGTAGGAGGCTAAATCAAGGTTCAGTACAGTACGAGGCCAGGACGAGTAATGAAAGTAATCGAAGTGGAGAGTCTGTGGTGTTGTCGGTGCCCCAAAACACTTACAATACTGCATGA
- the LOC138122259 gene encoding coiled-coil domain-containing protein 42 like-2-like yields MAYRTGNKGIFKLTYPRTPPYNNTGDYLHSKATLSRLQFRNYEWDKPRHDPELHLTAGRRIFEATKEALSNKREWAKHEHLKLEAQWEDLYEKEEKLKDTFVKLSQFIRSNQDKRRRAEQIRQEDYILRMQRTKEIERLQQKIALVVESKKEMDANICSLKMYEQYLNQVVSASEDFKNADDLIMRYEALVNTRNILGRRQDENLRELEMARAKTARMAEENSFKILGLNNMVADLNSRYNTAFREALHWENIVLAIKSNSFEKYQEINEVRRSCWNMYLLMCKRKSEVPKISEDDFEQQLLYIKKTLQELATVKELAAQGKFHLTEKARPKWKKPVQPS; encoded by the exons ATGGCGTACCGAACGGGCAACAAAGGCATATTTAAGTTGACCTACCCCCGAACACCCCCTTATAACAACACCGGCGACTACCTCCACTCCAAAGCTACCCTCAGCCGCTTGCAATT TCGAAACTACGAGTGGGACAAGCCCCGACACGATCCGGAGCTTCACCTGACCGCCGGACGTCGAATCTTCGAAGCTACCAAAGAAGCTTTGAGCAACAAGAGAGAATGGGCGAAGCACGAACACCTGAAGCTCGAAGCCCAATGGGAAGACCTGTACGAGAAAGAAGAGAAGTTGAAGGATACTTTCGTGAAGCTGAGTCAA TTCATCAGGTCGAACCAAGACAAGAGACGGAGGGCGGAGCAGATCCGCCAAGAAGACTACATCTTGCGAATGCAGCGCACCAAAGAAATAGAACGCTTGCAGCAGAAGATCGCTTTAGTGGTGGAGTCTAAAAAGGAAATGGACGCCAACATCTGCTCTCTGAAGATGTACGAA CAATACCTCAACCAAGTGGTGAGCGCGTCCGAAGACTTCAAAAACGCCGACGACTTGATCATGCGGTACGAGGCCCTCGTCAACACCAGAAACATCCTAGGCAGACGCCAAGACGAGAACTTGAGGGAGTTGGAGATGGCTCGCGCCAAAACT GCGAGGATGGCCGAGGAGAACTCTTTCAAGATTCTGGGTTTGAACAATATGGTCGCCGATCTCAACTCCCGGTACAACACGGCGTTCCGCGAGGCGCTCCACTGGGAGAACATCGTCTTGGCCATCAAAAGCAACTCCTTCGAGAAGTACCAGGAGATAAACGAAGTGAGGCGGAGCTGTTGGAACATGTACTTGTTGATGTGCAAAAGGAAGAGCGAAGTGCCGAAGATCTCGGAAGACGACTTCGAGCAGCAGCTGCTCTACATCAAGAAGACGCTGCAGGAGTTGGCGACGGTGAAGGAGTTGGCGGCTCAGGGGAAGTTTCACCTTACGGAGAAGGCGCGTCCCAAATGGAAGAAGCCGGTGCAACCGTCGTGa
- the Sec71 gene encoding brefeldin A-inhibited guanine nucleotide-exchange protein 1, producing MMQSNSKTKEMFILRALEKILNDKEIKRSYHSQLKRACEAALEDLRTEVKDEAPDGEKVSDALPMPKSGEVNAVTTEKYFLPFELACQSKSVRIVVTALDCLQKLIAYGHLTANVPDSTTPGKLLIDRIVETICACFTGPQTDEGVQLQIIKALLTVVTSQHVEVHEGTVLLAVRTCYNIFLASKNLINQKTATGTLTQMLNAIFTRMENQALEAEVQSEIQMNGIDSKSVKSLKMDDSVEVKDEVDPSSAEVIGEILDSLIGDVLAEVEAKQISQQMSGSSSSIPRVPSQESVDTHSENDSAVTAKFTHVLQKDAFLVFRALCKLSMKPLPEGTPDPKSHEVRSKILSLKLLFYILERAGPVFRSNEMFITAIKQYLCVALSKNGVSSIPKVFKLSLAIFLVLLSNFKMHLKMQIEVFFKEIFLNILETTNSSFEQKWMVIQTLTKICDDAQSVVDIYVNYDCDLAAANLFERLVNDLLKVAQGRHSVELGASPNQERAMRMLGFQCLVSILKCMVEWSKDLYVNPNSQSTVGEQTNGSDNASLKSHGGSTTSLHSSDCSSGNKEILDSPEQLEVLKQQKEVWETGIDMFNRKPRKGVAFLQEHVLLGTDHTAVAKFLHNEDRLDKTFIGDFLGDNDEFCKEVMYTYVDQMDFVNMDFVAALRHFLDGFRLPGEAQKIDRLMEKFASRYCECNPNNGLFASADTAYVLGFSIIMLTTDLHSPQVKNKMTKEEYIKINRGNTDSKDVPEEYLSQIYDEIAGHEIKMKNTVNKPGKQQINSEKRRKILFNMEMEAISTAAKNLMESVSHVQAPFTTAKHLDHVRPMFKTAWTSFLAAFSVGLQDCDDPEVVTLCLNGIECAIRVACIFHMTLERDAFVQALARFTHLTTNSSTTEMKAKNIDTIKTLIKVAHTDGNYLGTSWLDILKCISQLELAQLKGTGGLPEFPSAHKPPDATSKDHQSNSHSVEVAVDHIFTGSTRLDGDAIVDFVKALCQVSLEELAHAGHPRMYSLQKIVEISYYNMGRIRLQWSRIWQVLGEHFNTVGCNTNKDICFFAVDSLRQLSMKFIEKGEFPNFRFQKDFLRPFEHIMKKNVSPTIRDMVVRCVAQMVNSQASNIRSGWKNIFSVFHLAASDQEEAIVELAFQTTGKIITELYDKQFSAMIDSFQDAVKCLSEFACNARFLDTSMEAIRLVRSCANSVSCSAHLFAEHADMENDVTVAEDDRIWVRGWFPLLFSLSCVVNRCKLDVRTRALTVLFEIIKTYGDTFASHWWKDLFKILFRIFDNMKLPEQHTEKAEWMTTTCNHALYAIVDVFTQYFEVLGPLMLGELYSQLHWCVQQDNEQLARSGTNCLENLVNSNGHKFDEATWDRTCRCMLDIFDSTVPTALLTWKPDWMKTTAVIEQNGDVKGILKKSPTYGTSSDAALFEKLAIKSAVQLELIQTIDNIVFYPATSRKEDAETLALAAADMTGNGGLHEFQREEQGMYRVLNSPHLLQLTDCLLQSHRFAKAFNLDHEQRNLLWKAGYKGSTKPNLLKQETHSLACSLRILFKMYCDDSRRQHWSLIETKLIGVCQEALDYFLKLQSEAHREEWTMLLLLVLTRLLKMPDDRFGVHVSRYYPLLCEIVCFDLKAELRSILRRVFLRIGPVFHITTVQ from the exons ATGATGCAATCAAACTCCAAAACCAAAGAAATGTTCATTCTGCGTGCACTGGAAAAGATTCTCAACGACAAGGAAATCAAGAGATCGTATCATTCACAGCTGAAGCGAGCATGCGAGGCCGCGTTGG AGGACTTACGGACGGAGGTGAAGGACGAGGCGCCCGATGGAGAAAAAGTGTCGGATGCCTTGCCCATGCCCAAAAGTGGAGAAGTCAACGCTGTCACcacggaaaaatattttcttccgTTTGAGCTGGCTTGCCAGAGCAAGTCGGTCAGGATCGTGGTGACGGCGCTCGACTGCCTCCAAAAACTGATAGCATATGGTCACCTGACGGCTAACGTTCCCGACTCCACCACGCCGGGAAAGCTGCTCATAGACAGGATTGTGGAGACGATATGTGCGTGCTTCACCGGGCCCCAAACCGACGAAG GAGTGCAGCTTCAGATCATCAAGGCCCTACTGACGGTGGTGACGAGTCAACACGTGGAAGTCCACGAGGGGACCGTCCTGTTGGCAGTGCGGACCTGCTACAACATCTTCTTGGCTAGCAAAAATCTCATCAATCAGAAGACCGCGACTGGGACACTGACGCAGATGTTGAACGCCATCTTCACTCGAATGGAGAACCAGGCTTTGGAGGCTGAGGTTCAGTCGGAGATTCAGATGAACGGTATCGACTCCAAGTCGGTGAAATCCTTGAAGATGGACGACAGCGTGGAGGTGAAGGACGAAGTGGATCCTTCCAGCGCGGAAGTCATCGGCGAGATATTGGACAGTCTGATCGGTGACGTCCTCGCAGAGGTGGAGGCCAAGCAGATTTCGCAGCAGATGAGCGGCAGCTCTTCGTCCATACCTAG GGTTCCGTCGCAGGAGAGCGTCGACACCCACAGCGAGAACGACTCCGCCGTGACGGCTAAATTCACGCACGTGCTGCAAAAAGACGCCTTCCTGGTGTTCCGCGCCCTCTGCAAGCTCTCTATGAAGCCGCTGCCCGAGGGAACCCCCGACCCCAAGTCCCACGAGGTCCGCTCCAAGATCCTCTCCCTCAAGCTCCTCTTCTACATCCTGGAGCGCGCCGGACCCGTGTTCCGATCCAACGAAATGTTCATAACGGCCATCAAACAGTACCTGTGCGTCGCCCTCTCCAAGAACGGCGTCAGCTCCATACCCAAGGTCTTCAAGCTGTCCTTGGCCATCTTCTTGGTGCTGCTCTCCAACTTCAAGATGCATCTCAAGATGCAAATCGAGGTCTTCTTCAAGGAGATCTTCCTCAACATCTTGGAGACGACCAACTCGTCGTTCGAGCAGAAGTGGATGGTGATACAGACGCTGACGAAGATCTGCGACGACGCCCAGAGCGTCGTCGATATCTACGTCAACTACGACTGCGATCTGGCGGCGGCAAATCTATTCGAACGTCTAGTCAACGACCTGCTGAAGGTGGCGCAGGGGCGGCACTCGGTGGAGCTGGGGGCCTCGCCCAATCAAG AGCGAGCCATGAGGATGCTCGGCTTCCAGTGCCTCGTCTCCATCTTGAAGTGCATGGTGGAGTGGAGCAAAGACTTGTACGTCAACCCCAACTCCCAGTCGACGGTGGGGGAGCAGACCAACGGGAGCGACAACGCCTCGTTGAAGTCGCACGGGGGCTCCACCACCAGTCTGCACTCGAGCGACTGCTCCAGCGGCAACAAAGAGATCCTCGACTCCCCCGAGCAGCTGGAAGTACTCAAGCAGCAGAAGGAAGTCTGGGAGACCGGCATCGACATGTTCAACAGGAAGCCGCGCAAAGGAGTGGCCTTCCTGCAAGAGCACGTTCTCCTCGGCACCGACCACACGGCAGTCGCAAAGTTCCTACACAACGAAGACAGACTGGACAAGACTTTCATCGGGGACTTCCTCGGCGACAACGACGAGTTCTGCAAAGAAGTGATGTACACCTACGTCGACCAGATGGACTTCGTCAACATGGACTTCGTCGCGGCCTTGCGCCACTTCCTCGACGGGTTCAGGTTGCCGGGCGAGGCGCAGAAGATCGACAGACTGATGGAGAAGTTCGCCAGTCGGTATTGCGAGTGCAACCCCAACAACGGGCTCTTCGCCAGCGCCGACACCGCGTACGTCTTGGGCTTCTCGATTATAATGCTGACGACGGACTTGCACTCGCCCCAGGTGAAGAACAAGATGACCAAGGAGGAGTACATCAAGATCAACCGCGGAAACACGGACAGCAAGGACGTCCCCGAAGAGTATCTGTCGCAGATATACGACGAGATCGCCGGTCACGAGATCAAGATGAAGAACACGGTGAACAAGCCGGGCAAGCAGCAGATCAACAGCGAGAAGCGCAGGAAGATCTTGTTCAACATGGAGATGGAGGCCATCTCCACGGCCGCGAAGAATCTGATGGAGTCGGTGTCTCACGTGCAGGCGCCGTTCACCACGGCCAAACACCTGGACCACGTCCGGCCGATGTTCAAGACCGCGTGGACGTCGTTCTTGGCGGCGTTCAGCGTGGGGCTCCAGGACTGCGACGACCCGGAGGTCGTCACGCTCTGTCTGAACGGGATCGAGTGCGCCATCAGAGTCGCCTGCATCTTCCACATGACTCTGGAGAGGGACGCTTTCGTCCAAGCTCTGGCCAG GTTCACGCATCTGACCACCAACTCGTCCACCACGGAGATGAAAGCAAAGAACATCGATACCATCAAGACGCTGATCAAGGTCGCCCACACCGACGGCAACTACCTGGGTACCAGCTGGTTGGACATATTGAAGTGCATATCGCAGCTGGAGCTGGCGCAGCTCAAGGGCACCGGGGGCCTCCCGGAGTTCCCCTCTGCGCACAAACCACCCGACGCGACCTCCAAAGACCACCAGAGCAACTCGCACAGCGTCGAAGTCGCCGTGGATCATATCTTCACCGGGTCGACGCGCCTCGACGGCGACGCCATCGTGGATTTCGTCAAGGCGTTGTGTCAAGTGTCTCTGGAGGAGCTGGCGCACGCGGGACACCCCCGCATGTACTCCCTCCAGAAGATCGTCGAGATCTCCTACTACAACATGGGCAGGATCCGGCTGCAGTGGTCCAGGATCTGGCAGGTGTTGGGGGAGCACTTCAACACGGTCGGGTGCAACACCAACAAGGACATCTGCTTCTTCGCCGTCGACAGTCTGAGGCAGCTGTCGATGAAGTTCATCGAGAAGGGCGAGTTCCCCAACTTCCGCTTCCAGAAGGACTTCTTGAGGCCGTTCGAGCACATCATGAAGAAGAACGTGTCGCCGACAATTCGAGACATGGTGGTGAGATGCGTGGCCCAGATGGTGAATTCCCAAGCGAGCAACATCAGGTCCGGCTGGAAGAACATCTTCTCGGTGTTCCACTTGGCCGCCAGCGACCAAGAAGAAGCCATCGTCGAACTCGCCTTCCAGACCACCGGCAAGATCATCACCGAGCTCTACGACAAGCAGTTCTCCGCGATGATCGACTCGTTCCAGGACGCCGTCAAGTGCCTCTCCGAGTTCGCGTGCAACGCCCGCTTCCTGGACACCTCCATGGAGGCGATCCGCTTGGTGCGCTCCTGCGCGAACAGCGTCAGCTGCTCGGCCCACCTCTTCGCCGAGCACGCCGACATGGAGAACGACGTCACCGTCGCCGAGGACGACCGCATCTGGGTGCGAGGCTGGTTCCCCCTGCTCTTCTCCCTGTCGTGCGTGGTGAACCGGTGCAAGTTGGACGTGCGGACCCGCGCCTTGACCGTACTCTTCGAGATCATCAAGACCTACGGGGACACGTTCGCGAGCCACTGGTGGAAGGACCTCTTCAAGATCCTGTTCAGGATCTTCGACAACATGAAGTTGCCCGAGCAGCACACGGAGAAGGCCGAGTGGATGACCACCACCTGCAACCACGCCCTCTACGCGATCGTCGACGTTTTCACGCAGTACTTCGAGGTGCTGGGGCCGCTCATGCTGGGGGAGTTGTACTCGCAGTTGCACTGGTGCGTCCAGCAGGACAACGAGCAGTTGGCCAGGTCGGGGACCAACTGTCTCGAGAATTTGGTCAACTCGAACGGACACAAGTTCGATGAG GCGACTTGGGACAGGACTTGCCGCTGCATGCTCGACATCTTCGACTCGACCGTCCCCACCGCGCTCCTCACCTGGAAGCCCGACTGGATGAAGACGACAGCCGTGATCGAACAAAACGGCGACGTAAAGGGCATCCTGAAGAAGTCGCCCACCTACGGCACCAGCTCCGACGCCGCTCTCTTCGAGAAGCTCGCTATCAAGAGCGCCGTCCAGCTGGAGCTGATCCAGACCATCGACAACATCGTCTTCTATCCGGCGACGTCGAGGAAGGAGGACGCCGAGACTCTGGCGCTGGCGGCGGCGGACATGACAGGAAACGGCGGCCTCCACGAGTTCCAGAGGGAGGAACAGGGGATGTACCGCGTGTTGAACTCGCCGCATCTCCTCCAATTGACGGATTGTCTGCTTCAGTCGCACAG GTTCGCTAAAGCGTTCAATCTGGACCACGAGCAGAGAAATTTGTTGTGGAAAGCGGGATACAAAGGGTCGACTAAGCCGAATCTCTTGAAGCAAGAGACTCACAGTCTGGCGTGTTCGTTGAGGATTCTGTTCAAGATGTACTGCGACGACAGCAGGAGGCAGCACTGGTCGCTGATCGAGACCAAACTGATTGGGGTGTGTCAGGAGGCCCTCGATTACTTCTTGAAGTTGCAGAGCGAGGCGCACAGAGAAGAGTGGACCATGTTGTTGCTGTTGGTCTTGACGAGACTTCTTAAAATGCCAGACGACAGG TTCGGCGTTCACGTGTCGAGATATTATCCCTTGCTGTGCGAGAT
- the LOC138128623 gene encoding zinc finger protein 675-like → MTDKLYTNPPGYSNVNNVYNRAPCAKQPPDPNQQFYAYNMPTNNYNQLEAFNVLSPQNCHKNQNVCMYPDTLNWDNRMCEDALKIPDKIEMIEITSKDLSPASYCSNLDLLMPDFYKTLGKDLNYFNNGQYNYNCNQKIEYPSCAQSNQGPQTEKTVKYCSIQNMQKSQDYDYHGYNSSYPEQGYKSVAPAGQEFYNFYDNSKILEPLHNQYFDLPADSFQPIDQQTEGSNDESDIIVEESDEEIVDCAEYDSKKFPSEANKCVICNVSYTPLGTQFYFLTLKSPLTMSSQKPVFTKIVSIVGKICNETNYLCSECLGLINTIDHLQLKLDNFNAELLMKFKRTCRDNNVVCDNDRSRRKRFRPRQERKLKCKLCKKVLSLRQVCQSHLQRHKFKGFLCELCGKISPTKRRFRLHYRKHRRKAPKIDSFACSNCPKTFRTRSNLVEHENYCLGLLPHNCKFCDKKFPSTTKLKNHVKLKHDKKFVAICSICNIGFVKLSDYKSHKISHSTDKKYACAKCDKSYKTLSNLNFHMKVHNSKLPFICPVCDRGFMRKEYLEAHVNNHNGVKNFACSVCHKKFVSQKNLDSHLKYHDGTAKTKTCNVCGKVMTTGFEEHLRIHNDLREFECDQCDNRFNTKGTLAKHKKRKHVND, encoded by the coding sequence ATGACCGACAAGTTGTACACCAACCCTCCCGGTTACAGCAACGTGAACAACGTGTACAACAGGGCCCCCTGCGCGAAGCAGCCCCCAGACCCTAACCAACAATTCTACGCGTACAACATGCCAACAAACAACTACAACCAGTTGGAAGCCTTCAATGTGCTCTCGCCGCAGAACTGCCACAAGAACCAGAACGTCTGCATGTACCCAGACACGCTGAACTGGGACAATCGGATGTGCGAAGACGCCCTAAAGATCCCCGACAAAATCGAGATGATCGAGATCACGAGCAAGGACCTGAGCCCCGCCAGCTACTGCAGCAACTTGGACCTGCTGATGCCCGACTTTTACAAGACTTTGGGTAAGGATTTGAACTATTTCAACAACGGCCAATACAATTACAACTGCAACCAAAAAATTGAGTACCCCTCGTGCGCCCAGAGCAATCAAGGGCCCCAGACGGAAAAGACGGTCAAGTATTGCAGCATACAGAACATGCAAAAGTCCCAAGACTACGACTATCACGGGTATAATAGTTCCTATCCGGAGCAGGGGTACAAGAGTGTGGCCCCAGCGGGGCAAgagttttataatttctatGATAACAGTAAGATTTTGGAGCCGTTGCACAATCAGTATTTTGATCTGCCGGCGGATTCGTTCCAGCCGATTGATCAACAAACTGAAGGGTCCAATGACGAAAGCGATATCATTGTGGAGGAGTCTGACGAGGAGATTGTGGATTGTGCAGAGTACGACAGCAAGAAATTCCCGTCGGAGGCTAACAAGTGTGTCATTTGTAACGTGTCGTACACGCCTTTGGGGactcagttttattttttgactctGAAAAGTCCGCTGACCATGTCTTCGCAAAAACCAGTTTTCACGAAGATTGTCAGTATAGTGGGGAAGATCTGCAACGAGACTAACTACCTGTGTAGCGAGTGTTTGGGGCTCATCAACACGATAGATCATCTGCAGTTGAAATTGGACAATTTCAACGCGGAGTTGTTGATGAAGTTTAAGAGGACTTGTCGGGACAATAACGTCGTCTGTGATAATGATAGGTCTCGGCGAAAGAGATTTCGGCCGAGACAAGAGAGGAAGTTGAAATGCAAGTTGTGCAAGAAGGTGTTGTCTTTGAGACAGGTGTGCCAGAGCCACTTGCAGAGGCACAAGTTCAAGGGGTTCTTGTGCGAACTGTGCGGAAAGATCTCGCCGACCAAGCGCCGCTTCAGGTTGCACTACCGGAAGCACAGACGGAAAGCGCCCAAAATCGACTCTTTCGCCTGTTCGAATTGCCCCAAAACGTTCCGAACCAGGTCGAATCTCGTGGAACACGAGAACTACTGCCTGGGCCTGCTCCCCCACAACTGCAAATTCTGCGATAAGAAATTCCCCTCGACCACCAAACTGAAGAATCACGTCAAGCTGAAACACGACAAGAAGTTTGTGGCGATTTGCTCGATTTGCAACATCGGCTTTGTCAAGTTGTCAGACTACAAGTCGCATAAGATTAGCCACAGCACCGACAAAAAGTACGCCTGCGCAAAGTGCGACAAGTCTTACAAGACTCTGAGCAACTTGAACTTCCACATGAAGGTCCACAACAGTAAGCTACCCTTCATTTGCCCCGTCTGTGATAGAGGATTCATGCGGAAGGAGTACCTCGAGGCTCACGTCAACAACCACAACGGGGTGAAGAATTTCGCGTGCAGCGTGTGCCACAAGAAATTCGTCTCGCAGAAGAATCTCGACTCGCATTTGAAGTACCACGACGGGACTGCCAAAACCAAGACTTGCAACGTTTGCGGTAAAGTGATGACGACGGGGTTCGAGGAACACTTGAGGATTCACAATGACTTGAGGGAGTTCGAGTGCGATCAGTGCGATAACAGGTTCAACACCAAAGGGACGTTGGCCAAGCACAAAAAACGCAAACATGTcaatgattga
- the ND-MNLL gene encoding NADH dehydrogenase [ubiquinone] 1 beta subcomplex subunit 1, translated as MKLRYFFPKGIHYISLPILGFAFGAYLDRKETERLTLFRDKSALYGRVLKEDEPPTWP; from the coding sequence ATGAAGCTGAGGTACTTTTTTCCTAAAGGAATTCACTACATCTCGTTGCCAATTTTGGGCTTCGCTTTTGGGGCTTACTTGGACAGGAAGGAGACTGAACGTTTGACGCTGTTCAGGGACAAGAGCGCGCTCTACGGGCGCGTCTTGAAAGAAGACGAGCCTCCAACATGGCCCTAG